From a single Dendropsophus ebraccatus isolate aDenEbr1 chromosome 8, aDenEbr1.pat, whole genome shotgun sequence genomic region:
- the LOC138798812 gene encoding protein kinase C delta type-like, with the protein MGSSKPPEEAPKSEGGKKRSREESRSSGPPEKRPCPEVQHGSSGGRYEGKRQRSEESVDGPQKKIRKSGPQAEEVKDQEPRPGPSSESCPESTISLKRFTLGEIIGKGSFGSVVKMKDNVLNILLAVKIVAKDSPSAQRRIAIEDDILHLAAGNPFLIQAQRSFPTKKNNNRWFFAMEFASGGDLSDHLKKQGRLPISSATFYAAEITSGLQFLHGKGFIHRDLKPANILITSSGHIKIADFGLALKKTEGIVGCAGTQGYIAPEVARGHPYNLAADWFSFGVVLFQLMTGEHSSRCIISALPQYHLGSDAEDILEELLSEDPKRRLGHQGCIRSHPFFKEIDWTELEELKIPPPFIPAEPSRPL; encoded by the coding sequence ATGGGTTCTTCCAAGCCACCTGAAGAAGCCCCCAAATCCGAAGGAGGAAaaaagaggagtagagaggagtcaAGGTCATCAGGCCCCCCAGAGAAGCGGCCATGTCCGGAGGTGCAGCATGGCAGCAGTGGAGGTAGGTATGAAGGAAAGAGGCAGAGATCTGAGGAGAGCGTGGATGGCCCCCAGAAGAAGATCAGGAAGAGCGGGCCACAGGCTGAGGAAGTGAAAGACCAGGAGCCCAGGCCAGGACCCAGCAGCGAGAGCTGCCCTGAATCCACCATCAGCCTGAAGAGATTCACCCTTGGAGAGATCATCGGCAAGGGCAGCTTTGGAAGCGTGGTGAAGATGAAGGACAACGTCCTAAACATACTCCTGGCCGTGAAAATTGTGGCTAAAGACTCACCATCAGCGCAGAGGAGGATTGCCATCGAGGACGACATCCTACACCTGGCTGCAGGGAATCCTTTTCTCATCCAGGCTCAGCGCTCCTTCCCAACAAAGAAGAACAACAACAGGTGGTTCTTCGCCATGGAGTTTGCCTCTGGAGGAGATCTCAGCGACCATCTGAAGAAGCAAGGACGTCTCCCCATCTCCAGTGCCACGTTCTACGCTGCCGAGATTACATCAGGACTCCAGTTTCTTCATGGGAAAGGATTCATCCACAGAGATCTGAAGCCGGCGAACATCCTGATCACCAGCTCCGGCCACATAAAGATTGCAGACTTTGGCCTCGCCCTGAAGAAGACCGAGGGAATCGTAGGATGTGCCGGGACCCAAGGCTACATAGCACCAGAGGTAGCTCGTGGACATCCATACAACCTTGCAGCGGATTGGTTTTCCTTTGGAGTCGTCCTTTTCCAgctgatgacaggagagcacagctCAAGATGCATCATCTCCGCACTGCCGCAATACCATCTTGGGAGCGACGCTGAAGACATCTTGGAGGAGCTGCTGTCCGAGGACCCAAAGAGAAGACTAGGACATCAAGGCTGCATCAGATCTCATCCTTTCTTCAAGGAGATCGATTGGACCGAACTGGAGGAGCTGAAGATACCACCACCATTCATCCCAGCAGAACCATCAAGGCCTCTATGA